In bacterium, the following proteins share a genomic window:
- the murB gene encoding UDP-N-acetylmuramate dehydrogenase, whose amino-acid sequence MSVEDRFLKLLPPDLRASVRQGVPLRELTTLRVGGPAALVCPVHTPEQALGFQSAAAASGLPWFVLGGGSNVLADDRGFGGVLLRIEGRSCALDGTTVTAAAGLDLDALVAHTLASGLTGLEFASGIPGTLGGALAGNAGCYGHEIGEFVRQVTVLTRDGEVAPLAPGACGFRYRGTALRDAGALVLEAVLELRRDDLAAASAERRDHLADRQAKHPVREPSAGSWFRNLEPSEPGGRRQAAGALLEQVGAKSMREGDAAVFPRHANIIVNLGQATSDDVRRLAARMKEAVRERFAITLQEEVRYLDPDAPGGRLI is encoded by the coding sequence ATGAGTGTCGAGGACCGCTTCCTGAAACTGCTGCCGCCCGACTTGCGCGCAAGCGTCCGGCAGGGTGTGCCCCTGCGCGAGCTGACGACCCTGCGGGTGGGGGGACCGGCGGCACTGGTCTGCCCGGTGCATACCCCGGAACAGGCGCTCGGGTTCCAGTCCGCGGCAGCGGCATCCGGCCTGCCCTGGTTCGTGCTCGGCGGGGGCAGCAACGTGCTTGCCGACGACCGGGGCTTCGGCGGCGTCCTGTTGCGCATCGAGGGCCGCTCGTGCGCGCTGGACGGCACCACGGTCACCGCGGCAGCCGGTCTCGACCTCGACGCGCTGGTCGCGCACACGTTGGCGTCAGGCCTGACCGGGCTCGAATTCGCCTCGGGCATACCGGGCACCCTGGGCGGCGCCCTGGCCGGCAATGCCGGCTGCTATGGCCATGAGATCGGCGAGTTCGTTCGGCAGGTGACGGTGCTCACGAGGGACGGCGAGGTGGCGCCCCTGGCCCCCGGCGCCTGCGGATTCCGCTACCGGGGCACGGCCCTGCGCGACGCCGGCGCCCTCGTGCTCGAAGCCGTCCTCGAGCTGCGGCGGGACGACCTGGCGGCGGCCAGCGCCGAACGCCGGGATCACCTGGCCGATCGGCAGGCCAAGCACCCGGTACGCGAACCGAGCGCCGGCAGCTGGTTCCGGAACCTGGAGCCGTCCGAGCCCGGCGGCCGTCGCCAGGCGGCCGGTGCGCTGCTGGAGCAGGTCGGGGCCAAGTCGATGCGCGAAGGGGATGCAGCCGTGTTCCCGCGCCACGCCAACATCATCGTCAACCTCGGGCAGGCGACCAGCGACGACGTACGGCGACTCGCCGCACGCATGAAGGAGGCGGTGCGCGAGAGATTCGCCATCACGCTGCAGGAGGAAGTGCGCTACCTCGACCCCGACGCGCCGGGCGGCCGCCTCATTTGA
- a CDS encoding VCBS repeat-containing protein: MPGETTDDLVVGMAGGNLALARFSPVSNALAIRQLLFLGGSLVQVLPWEGRPLADRGIVVAARDPDCVYFLRLADSYPYLQLEQTVELDEDPGTLAWFGNIAGGEGQLAVSLPGMDAIAQLADDDGWRVRRTITVGDDPYSLAAADLDGDGRPEVVAAQRGLLSGNLAVLTAAVDGQVTVRVVEAPGLAAGFVCALDGDGDGIAELAVADRQAPRLGLLRVAGEGFVSDVEINLTMPARQLTMWTLAGGQPALLASDVERGAAEFASRTADGWVRHATYYPGCLPVALAVGEFNGDGQPDVTAAASGGSYLAWMMARPGPEPGFWGLPALTLSSLPGDQTQGDFNGDGRIDVMVASALEPRLSLFAALEDGGMSTVSTEYELGFTPGKLEAIELDGDAVSELAVLDVIAGQVVLFDAVAGGVLAETQRIDVGSYPAFLTSGDIDADGSVDLLALPSDGARVQLLFGEPGGGFQPAVTLTYEIATTRAVLFDLNGDGRLDVAGVDGASRLWWRVNLGGRDFGPGQWLHAGNGASLIETGDLDGDQDHDLVVGCRLDESLVSYENNGTGGLVRRTGSHVLDGRPSALRIADLDEDGRGDVVVALADRGRFEVYLSIVPWNHLYSLSVRATPEVQDFVIIDANADGAFDLLALDSALRMGITHLNIDPSSVALEPRALEAGCSAEGGLSVRLEPGFEGPWRLEARLSGGWRLLAEAGGAAAGRLDQEGGVWLLSLTAGELEQWGRPSALRLVIDLCEGRSESRLASLDGDCAAGDLAAGTAWLAGPWPNPGNPVIRASFRLDRDGWTRVSVHDLSGRRVAVLADAVLPAGDHEVVWDGSGVGGDAAAGTYLLSVETAGGRMSRKLALLK, from the coding sequence ATGCCCGGCGAGACGACCGATGACCTGGTGGTCGGCATGGCCGGCGGCAACCTGGCCCTGGCGCGCTTTTCCCCCGTCAGCAACGCGCTGGCGATCCGGCAGCTTCTGTTTCTCGGCGGCAGCCTGGTGCAGGTACTCCCCTGGGAGGGGCGTCCCCTGGCCGATCGCGGGATCGTTGTCGCCGCCCGCGACCCCGACTGTGTGTACTTCCTGAGGCTTGCCGACAGCTATCCCTATCTGCAACTCGAGCAGACCGTCGAGCTCGATGAGGACCCCGGCACGCTGGCCTGGTTCGGCAACATTGCCGGTGGCGAGGGTCAGCTTGCGGTCTCGCTGCCCGGAATGGACGCCATCGCCCAGCTGGCAGACGATGACGGCTGGCGGGTGCGGCGGACGATCACCGTGGGCGATGACCCGTATTCCCTGGCTGCAGCCGATCTCGATGGCGACGGCCGGCCGGAGGTGGTGGCGGCGCAGCGTGGCCTCCTGTCGGGCAATCTGGCGGTGCTGACCGCCGCCGTGGATGGTCAGGTCACGGTGCGCGTCGTCGAGGCTCCGGGATTGGCGGCCGGCTTCGTCTGTGCCTTGGACGGTGATGGCGACGGGATCGCCGAACTGGCGGTCGCCGATCGCCAGGCGCCGCGCCTGGGCCTGCTCCGGGTTGCCGGCGAGGGATTCGTGTCGGATGTAGAGATCAACCTGACCATGCCGGCACGTCAGCTGACGATGTGGACGCTGGCCGGCGGTCAGCCTGCCCTGTTGGCCAGCGACGTTGAGCGCGGCGCCGCCGAATTTGCCAGCCGCACGGCCGACGGCTGGGTCCGCCACGCGACCTATTATCCCGGCTGCCTCCCGGTGGCGCTGGCCGTGGGTGAGTTCAACGGGGACGGACAGCCCGATGTGACGGCGGCAGCCTCCGGCGGTTCGTACCTGGCCTGGATGATGGCCCGGCCCGGGCCCGAGCCCGGGTTCTGGGGCCTGCCTGCGTTGACCCTCAGTTCCCTGCCCGGCGACCAGACCCAGGGTGATTTCAACGGCGACGGCCGGATCGACGTCATGGTGGCTTCGGCGCTCGAGCCTCGCCTGAGCCTGTTCGCTGCCCTCGAAGACGGCGGCATGTCGACAGTCTCCACCGAGTACGAACTGGGCTTCACGCCGGGGAAGCTGGAGGCGATTGAACTCGACGGTGACGCGGTGTCCGAACTTGCGGTTCTCGATGTCATTGCCGGGCAGGTTGTGCTGTTCGACGCAGTGGCCGGCGGCGTTCTCGCGGAGACGCAGCGGATCGATGTCGGTTCCTATCCTGCGTTCCTGACGTCAGGCGACATCGATGCGGACGGTTCCGTCGATCTGCTCGCCCTGCCGTCGGACGGCGCGCGCGTGCAGTTGCTGTTCGGCGAGCCGGGCGGTGGATTCCAGCCGGCGGTGACGCTGACCTACGAGATCGCCACGACGCGCGCTGTTCTGTTCGACCTCAACGGCGACGGGCGCCTGGATGTCGCCGGCGTGGATGGCGCCAGTCGCCTGTGGTGGCGCGTCAATCTCGGCGGCCGCGATTTCGGTCCGGGACAATGGCTGCATGCCGGCAACGGCGCTTCGCTGATCGAGACGGGTGACCTCGACGGCGACCAGGATCATGACCTGGTCGTCGGTTGTCGCCTGGACGAGTCCCTGGTCTCTTACGAGAACAACGGCACGGGGGGACTGGTGCGGCGAACGGGCTCTCATGTCCTGGACGGTCGTCCGTCGGCCCTGCGTATCGCCGACCTCGACGAGGACGGCCGTGGCGATGTCGTGGTTGCGCTCGCCGACAGGGGTCGATTCGAAGTCTACCTGAGCATCGTGCCCTGGAACCACCTGTACTCCCTGTCGGTGCGGGCGACGCCGGAAGTGCAGGATTTCGTGATCATCGACGCCAACGCCGACGGCGCTTTCGACCTGCTGGCGCTCGACAGCGCCCTGCGAATGGGAATCACCCACCTGAACATCGACCCGAGCAGCGTGGCCCTCGAGCCGCGGGCCCTGGAAGCCGGCTGCTCCGCCGAGGGCGGACTATCGGTGCGGCTCGAGCCAGGCTTCGAGGGGCCCTGGCGCCTCGAGGCCAGGCTGTCCGGCGGGTGGCGGCTGCTCGCGGAAGCGGGAGGGGCGGCGGCGGGTCGGCTCGACCAGGAGGGCGGGGTCTGGCTGCTCTCGCTGACGGCCGGCGAACTGGAACAGTGGGGGCGGCCGTCGGCGCTGCGCCTGGTCATCGATCTCTGCGAAGGTCGTTCCGAGTCGAGGCTGGCGTCGCTCGACGGTGATTGCGCCGCAGGGGACCTCGCAGCCGGGACGGCCTGGCTGGCCGGGCCCTGGCCGAACCCCGGCAATCCTGTCATCCGCGCGAGCTTCCGGCTGGACAGGGACGGCTGGACGCGTGTGTCCGTTCATGACCTGTCGGGGCGACGCGTGGCGGTGCTGGCGGATGCCGTGCTGCCGGCCGGGGACCACGAGGTCGTGTGGGACGGCAGCGGTGTCGGCGGCGATGCCGCGGCGGGCACCTACCTGCTGAGCGTGGAGACGGCCGGCGGCCGCATGTCGCGCAAGCTGGCGCTGCTCAAATGA
- a CDS encoding ATP-binding protein translates to MPVRVRTGALAGIAGLPVSVEVVINRGLPGYHLVGLPGTEVRESRERVLSALRHGGVRVPPGRITVNLAPAGVRKSGASFDLAIALGIAAAVEGWSVEGAVAARLRCVFLGELWLFGEGRPVRGLLPVLLDVAGRGRRTAIVPAMQLREAELVPGLQVVAARDLAEVLDWCRRGCEPERPEPSCRQEPRDGAVAPVSGSVAAGEGGQAVAAAVAACAELARLTGQELARKAAVVAATGRHNLLLVGPPGAGKTRLARLLADLQPPLEPAEALTVTRIHSAAGLLAMSALAGRRPCRGAHHTVTQAGLLGGGPGLRPGEVTLAHGGLLFLDELAEFQPAVLDVLRQPLQEGHVTVSRGTGHRRFPAAFQLVAASNPCRCGYHGSSVRTCRCPPRERTRYLGRLSGPLLDRIDIFAEMSVWRGSFSAPAPVPVGAGWREMPTWEVMTEARRRLVAWSREAGAPQACGERRLHGRGAPGARAVTSRRGPLPGRGGHGGCPRRGGRRGGIAPAGGARVQAGIADRPGGMTPTTVFASKESGRPKGRPLPRSVGARRRAAI, encoded by the coding sequence ATGCCGGTACGGGTCAGGACGGGCGCGCTGGCGGGCATCGCGGGATTGCCGGTCAGCGTCGAGGTGGTCATCAATCGCGGGTTGCCCGGCTACCATCTGGTGGGGCTGCCGGGAACCGAGGTGCGCGAGAGCCGGGAGCGCGTACTCTCGGCTCTGCGTCACGGCGGTGTACGCGTGCCTCCTGGTCGCATCACGGTGAATCTGGCGCCGGCGGGTGTGCGCAAGAGCGGGGCTTCGTTCGACCTGGCGATCGCGCTGGGCATTGCCGCCGCAGTCGAGGGCTGGTCGGTCGAAGGCGCGGTGGCAGCGCGCCTGCGGTGTGTCTTCCTGGGGGAACTCTGGCTGTTCGGCGAGGGGAGGCCCGTGCGCGGGCTGCTCCCGGTCCTGCTGGATGTGGCGGGACGCGGGCGGCGCACGGCCATCGTCCCGGCGATGCAGCTCCGGGAAGCGGAACTCGTGCCCGGTCTGCAGGTGGTGGCGGCGCGGGACCTGGCGGAAGTCCTGGACTGGTGTCGACGCGGCTGCGAGCCGGAACGTCCGGAGCCTTCCTGCCGGCAGGAACCTCGCGACGGTGCCGTAGCGCCGGTGTCCGGCAGCGTCGCCGCAGGTGAAGGGGGACAGGCCGTTGCGGCCGCCGTCGCGGCCTGCGCCGAACTGGCTCGCCTGACGGGGCAGGAGCTGGCACGCAAAGCCGCGGTGGTGGCTGCCACCGGGCGTCACAACCTGCTGCTGGTGGGGCCGCCGGGCGCCGGCAAGACGCGGTTGGCGCGCCTGCTTGCCGACCTGCAGCCACCCCTGGAACCCGCAGAGGCGCTGACGGTGACCCGTATCCACAGCGCCGCCGGGCTGCTTGCCATGTCGGCCCTGGCGGGCCGCCGGCCATGCCGCGGCGCCCACCATACGGTCACCCAGGCCGGGCTGCTGGGCGGCGGGCCGGGCCTGCGCCCGGGTGAAGTGACGCTGGCCCACGGCGGCCTGCTGTTTCTCGACGAACTGGCGGAATTCCAACCCGCCGTTCTCGATGTGCTGCGCCAGCCGCTGCAGGAAGGCCATGTCACGGTGTCGCGTGGCACCGGCCACCGACGCTTCCCGGCAGCGTTCCAGCTGGTGGCAGCCAGCAATCCCTGCCGCTGCGGTTACCACGGCAGCAGCGTGCGGACCTGCCGTTGCCCGCCGCGTGAACGGACACGCTACCTGGGCCGGCTCTCGGGACCACTGCTCGATCGCATCGACATCTTCGCGGAGATGTCGGTGTGGCGCGGGTCCTTCAGCGCACCGGCGCCTGTGCCTGTCGGAGCCGGATGGCGTGAAATGCCCACCTGGGAAGTCATGACCGAAGCACGCAGGCGCCTTGTGGCCTGGTCGCGCGAGGCAGGTGCGCCTCAGGCCTGCGGGGAACGGCGACTTCATGGACGAGGCGCGCCGGGCGCTCGGGCTGTCACTTCGCGCCGTGGTCCGCTGCCAGGCCGTGGCGGCCACGGTGGCTGCCCTCGACGCGGCGGTCGTCGTGGAGGAATCGCACCTGCGGGAGGCGCTCGAGTTCAGGCGGGAATTGCTGATCGACCCGGCGGGATGACGCCGACGACGGTCTTCGCGTCAAAAGAGAGCGGGCGACCCAAGGGCCGCCCGCTGCCTCGATCCGTGGGAGCGCGCCGGCGCGCGGCGATCTAG
- a CDS encoding DUF1931 domain-containing protein, producing MAEMIISKTKTKEAVKECNVSGEFYDALDAKVRELIVAAEKRALENGRKTVRPCDL from the coding sequence ATGGCTGAAATGATCATCAGCAAGACGAAGACGAAGGAAGCCGTCAAGGAGTGCAACGTGTCCGGCGAATTCTACGACGCCCTGGACGCCAAGGTGCGCGAGTTGATCGTGGCCGCCGAGAAGCGCGCCCTCGAGAACGGTCGCAAGACCGTTCGCCCCTGCGACCTGTAG
- a CDS encoding PD40 domain-containing protein, protein MSKRTCTTAAMICGLAAMAVLAGCGGDSPAPVAPTPEATIKQLTATDAVYEANPIYAPDGSAILFESDATGNREIWLLPTNGAAALQLTDNAGEDTAPFWLPDGSGFVFESTRSGTKSIWRLDLAPAGSAPVQITDDAGDDGSPAVSPDGTLVVYESNRGGNGQDLWLSPVGGGTAVRLTVSVGGSYDRTADWSPDGNTIVFESNRKDGMSALFTVPAKGGAFTQLTPLAGYEGHPAWSPDGRRVAFESGQSGTMEVWCIDVDGKNPRQLTSDGGYWPRWSPNGRKLVYCNWGALAPNLWEITIQ, encoded by the coding sequence ATGTCGAAGCGGACCTGCACGACGGCGGCGATGATCTGCGGACTGGCCGCAATGGCGGTTCTTGCCGGATGCGGCGGCGATTCGCCGGCGCCCGTGGCGCCGACGCCCGAGGCCACGATCAAGCAATTGACGGCGACCGACGCGGTCTATGAAGCCAACCCGATCTACGCACCCGACGGTTCGGCCATCCTTTTCGAGTCCGATGCCACCGGCAACCGCGAGATCTGGCTGCTGCCGACCAACGGCGCGGCCGCCCTTCAGTTGACCGACAACGCGGGGGAGGACACGGCACCCTTCTGGCTGCCCGACGGCAGCGGGTTCGTGTTCGAATCCACGCGCAGCGGCACGAAGTCCATCTGGCGCCTGGATCTCGCGCCTGCGGGCAGCGCGCCCGTGCAGATCACCGACGACGCGGGCGATGACGGCAGCCCGGCCGTGTCGCCGGACGGCACGCTGGTGGTCTACGAGTCGAACCGCGGCGGGAACGGCCAGGACCTGTGGCTGTCGCCGGTGGGTGGCGGCACGGCAGTGCGCCTGACGGTCAGCGTCGGCGGCAGCTATGACCGCACGGCCGACTGGTCTCCCGACGGCAACACGATCGTCTTCGAGTCGAACCGCAAGGACGGCATGTCGGCCCTGTTTACCGTGCCGGCGAAGGGCGGTGCCTTCACGCAGCTGACGCCGCTGGCCGGCTACGAAGGTCACCCGGCGTGGTCTCCTGACGGTCGCCGCGTGGCGTTCGAAAGCGGGCAGTCCGGCACCATGGAAGTCTGGTGCATCGACGTCGACGGCAAGAACCCGCGTCAGCTGACGAGCGACGGCGGCTACTGGCCGCGGTGGAGCCCGAACGGTCGCAAGCTGGTGTACTGCAACTGGGGCGCGCTGGCGCCAAACCTTTGGGAGATCACGATCCAGTAG
- a CDS encoding polymer-forming cytoskeletal protein produces the protein MSLPRQPLPAPCRRSANGDALVLCLMFLLVLAAGSTPAGAVTVREVREVRQAPAAPEAPRSPAAVAGRDSLLQEIRHYREVIRVLSDSLALDKSGARLSAEHRVVIEQNIGDITRVIEGIGTELRKLEFEVKDNRISLVDGAGDGIIIAIPENLDERVSQGLEALTQAILKELPDSAGTGSGHRLDWSSFIPVPEPPEPPRRVINGNLVRVGQSLVVAADEDVRGNVVVVFGNCDVAGRVEGNVVTVGGGLSLRDEAEVSGSVVAVGGRLAADAGAETGDTVALDWLDGGAGAGLSRLLEHRVLSFVVTQGLFFLTLLAALVAVAASPGRAWPPYWPGCAPSRCASSARVPCWFWWRPWPWRC, from the coding sequence ATGTCGTTGCCGCGGCAGCCCCTGCCGGCCCCGTGCCGGCGCAGCGCCAACGGCGATGCCCTCGTCCTGTGCCTCATGTTCCTTCTCGTCCTCGCGGCAGGCTCCACGCCCGCCGGAGCGGTGACCGTGCGCGAGGTGCGCGAGGTGCGCCAGGCGCCCGCCGCCCCCGAGGCGCCGCGCAGCCCGGCCGCCGTGGCCGGGCGTGATTCCCTGCTGCAGGAGATCCGGCACTATCGTGAGGTCATCCGCGTCCTCAGTGACAGCCTTGCGCTCGACAAGTCGGGCGCCCGCCTTTCCGCGGAACACCGTGTCGTCATCGAACAGAACATCGGCGACATCACCCGCGTGATCGAGGGCATCGGCACCGAACTGCGCAAGCTCGAGTTCGAGGTCAAGGACAACCGCATCTCGCTGGTCGACGGCGCCGGCGACGGCATCATCATCGCCATCCCCGAGAATCTCGACGAGCGCGTGAGCCAGGGGCTCGAGGCGTTGACGCAGGCGATCCTCAAGGAGCTGCCCGATTCCGCGGGAACCGGTTCGGGGCATCGTCTGGACTGGAGCAGCTTCATTCCCGTTCCCGAACCTCCGGAGCCGCCGCGTCGCGTGATCAATGGAAACCTCGTGCGCGTCGGGCAGTCCCTGGTCGTGGCGGCGGACGAGGATGTGCGCGGCAACGTGGTCGTGGTCTTCGGGAACTGCGATGTCGCCGGCCGTGTCGAGGGCAACGTGGTGACTGTGGGTGGCGGCCTCAGCCTGCGTGACGAGGCCGAAGTCAGCGGTTCGGTCGTGGCCGTTGGCGGGCGTCTGGCCGCTGATGCGGGCGCCGAGACCGGTGACACCGTGGCGCTGGACTGGCTCGACGGCGGCGCCGGTGCAGGGCTCTCTCGCCTGCTGGAACATCGCGTGCTGTCGTTCGTGGTCACCCAGGGCCTGTTCTTCCTGACGCTGCTGGCCGCGCTGGTGGCCGTGGCGGCCAGTCCCGGGCGCGCCTGGCCACCGTATTGGCCAGGCTGCGCGCCGAGCCGATGCGCGTCTTCGGCGCGGGTGCCTTGCTGGTTCTGGTGGCGCCCCTGGCCCTGGCGGTGCTGA
- a CDS encoding zf-HC2 domain-containing protein, translating into MDGHDQRNERDQRNERAGHALNCPDCRFELQDYLDGTLEKKRSLSVFLHLRDCASCRLEHEALSVVFTRLDALPSLEAPADFDAAVLSSVPFAAYRAMEPLRRERVPVFLEEQFLPAWLRSRATRVTGLVATAGAVGALVAGAGAAGQAGEAWLPAVALAGAIPELVVRLQGVGRRLALLRRAEG; encoded by the coding sequence ATGGACGGCCATGACCAGCGGAACGAACGGGACCAGCGGAACGAACGGGCGGGACACGCATTGAACTGCCCGGACTGCCGCTTTGAACTGCAGGACTACCTGGACGGGACCCTCGAGAAGAAGCGGTCCCTGTCGGTGTTCCTGCATCTGCGCGACTGCGCCTCCTGCCGACTCGAGCATGAGGCGTTGAGCGTCGTTTTCACGCGCCTGGACGCCTTGCCTTCGCTGGAGGCACCCGCCGACTTCGATGCGGCGGTGCTGTCGTCGGTGCCTTTTGCCGCCTACCGGGCGATGGAGCCCTTGCGCCGCGAGCGCGTGCCCGTGTTCCTGGAAGAGCAGTTCCTGCCGGCCTGGCTGCGGTCGCGCGCCACGCGGGTGACCGGGCTGGTTGCCACCGCCGGGGCCGTGGGCGCCTTGGTGGCCGGTGCGGGAGCGGCGGGACAGGCGGGCGAGGCCTGGCTGCCGGCTGTGGCCCTGGCCGGGGCGATCCCTGAACTGGTGGTGCGACTGCAGGGCGTCGGCCGCCGGTTGGCCCTTCTGCGAAGGGCCGAGGGTTGA